The following proteins are co-located in the Malassezia restricta chromosome II, complete sequence genome:
- a CDS encoding syntaxin 18, which translates to MRHHGPPPVIDETSTFVGLLKEYSEHQVVERKKPVDPAVSKQLEAAASWTREAYVIKRHISSLFAFLAMIRRPYLDITSKNRRNTDMEEEKMDFSDTFSRWQGASSLTESERDEVDFQVKLLVKQCLSRVQELERGEMLRSQAVSRAFEKAGLGGLAGLNLFKSTVLLQRQAASNMLGLHHKAITQYLSEQLAQASSIQATLQQRRVDMQRQRFEKLADRANRPATSQEGAVLSEEDLRGSIGAMGEEGVDVVSQLSSEQLQVFEEEASTLVQSLEADLFAVQHAEQQLHDISSLQTKIVQHLEEQNEHVDTLLDEGSTHGEQVTRGNQQLRRAKERNRQANRYLSLFFVASGLLLLFMHYLD; encoded by the exons ATGAGGCACCATGGACCGCCGCCTGTGATAGATGAGACCAGCACGTTTGTGGGACTTTTGAAGGAGTATTCAGAGCATCAAGTTGTTGAGAGGAAAAAGCCTGTGGATCCAGCAGTATCTAAACAACTCGAAGCTGCTGCTTCCTGGACACGTGAAGCCTACGTGATT AAACGTCATATATCATCGCTTTTTGCTTTCTTGGCTATGATACGACGACCATACCTGGATATTACGTCCAAAAATAGACGTAATACGGACATGGAAGAAGAAAAGATGGACTTTTCGGATACTTTCTCACGTTGGCAGGGTGCATCGTCTCTTACAGAGTCTGAGCGCGACGAAGTGGATTTTCAGGTCAAGCTTTTGGTCAAGCAGTGCTTGTCTAGAGTTCAAGAGCTAGAACGAGGTGAAATGT TACGTTCGCAGGCTGTATCGCGTGCATTTGAGAAAGCCGGACTGGGTGGCCTCGCGGGACTCAATCTCTTCAAAAGCACAGTACTTTTACAGCGTCAAGCGGCGTCAAATATGCTCGGATTACATCATAAAGCCATAACACAATACTTGTCTGAGCAGCTCGCACAAGCGTCTTCGATCCAAGCGACTTTACAGCAGAGGCGTGTTGACATGCAACGCCAACGCTTTGAAAAGCTGGCAGATAGGGCAAATCGACCTGCGACGTCGCAAGAAGGTGCAGTTTTGTCAGAAGAAGATCTGCGTGGCAGTATTGGTGCTATGGGTGAAGAAGGTGTCGATGTCGTGAGTCAACTAAGCTCAGAACAGCTCCAAGTGTTTGAAGAAGAAGCTTCGACTTTGGTTCAGTCGCTAGAAGCGGATTTATTCGCAGTTCAGCATGCAGAACAACAGCTTCACGACATATCTTCGCTCCAAACCAAGATTGTTCAACATCTGGAGGAGCAGAATGAGCATGTCGACACTTTATTGGACGAAGGAAGTACTCACGGCGAGCAAGTGACGCGCGGTAatcagcagctgcgtcgcgctAAGGAGCGAAACCGACAAGCCAACCGATACCTTTCCTTGTTTTTTGTGGCGAGCGGTCTGCTACTGCTTTTTATGCATT ATCTGGACTAG
- a CDS encoding pyruvate dehydrogenase kinase, whose protein sequence is MHAMYGSARRIATSARSFPYGQSISTPSTASASDQDAAVLGRFFYRNRKVNEWANHPAHRTTLRQLILFGRSARRNKTLLMQSANYLRTELTIRVAHRLRDMQTIPFVAMSNEQLDSIYQFYWRTFETLRRMSKIETDEQNKHLIHVVTQLLSERKSKLDLTASICRECIHYMEPETVDLFLARMLRSQISREVLAKQHIALSHMQVVPESSKTPQVVGMIDTQIRVAYSVAQSFKFAKESLAQTYGWDVDDERMPSLEILGDTTIAYLPAHLEFIVQELLKVSMQGTMNLHQKASHTPPIKIRIVDSGSKDDVIIRISDRGGGLKCVHSGNLSDVYNQGSNVIRARGPSLLPGANTVKPWSAKEDTLLWSFHNLGKELERMNIQLDARATLDRTHISADGAETPDPSSSYPGGDGLMRLSVLNMDSRSGLPIVRLYSELFGGKLDFRTLDGYGTDIYLRLPKDGTNKELHE, encoded by the coding sequence ATGCATGCCATGTACGGATCAGCTCGACGCATTGCCACGTCGGCTCGTTCGTTTCCATATGGCCAGTCCATCTCTACACCATCCACAGCTTCTGCTAGTGATCAAGACGCTGCGGTGCTCGGTCGCTTTTTTTACCGAAACCGCAAGGTCAATGAGTGGGCTAATCATCCAGCTCACCGCACAACGTTACGTCAACTGATCTTGTTCGGCCGTTCGGCAAGACGAAACAAGACACTTTTGATGCAGAGTGCTAACTATCTCCGCACTGAGCTTACCATTCGTGTTGCGCATCGCCTTCGCGATATGCAGACGATCCCTTTTGTCGCCATGTCTAACGAGCAGCTGGACTCAATTTACCAATTCTACTGGCGCACGTTTGAAACATTGCGTCGCATGAGCAAAATCGAAACAGATGAACAAAATAAGCATCTTATCCACGTTGTGACACAACTCTTGTCTGAACGGAAAAGCAAGCTTGACTTGACGGCAAGTATTTGCCGTGAATGCATACACTATATGGAACCGGAGACGGTAGATTTATTCTTGGCTCGTATGCTTCGATCCCAAATTTCACGAGAAGTGCTGGCTAAGCAGCATATTGCACTATCACACATGCAAGTGGTACCAGAATCCAGCAAGACACCGCAGGTGGTCGGTATGATTGATACTCAGATTCGTGTCGCGTATTCAGTGGCTCAGAGCTTCAAGTTTGCCAAAGAAAGTCTCGCGCAAACATACGGATGGGACGTCGATGATGAGCGTATGCCTAGTCTAGAAATTTTGGGCGATACGACGATTGCCTACTTACCAGCTCATTTGGAATTCATTGTTCAAGAGCTCCTCAAAGTATCGATGCAGGGCACCATGAATTTACACCAGAAGGCAAGTCACACACCACCGATCAAGATCCGTATTGTGGATAGTGGCTCAAAAGACGACGTGATTATCCGGATCTCGGATCGTGGTGGTGGCTTGAAATGCGTTCATTCTGGCAATTTATCCGACGTATACAATCAAGGATCCAACGTTATTCGTGCCCGCGGACCATCGCTTCTGCCGGGTGCCAACACGGTCAAGCCTTGGAGCGCAAAGGAAGACACGCTGCTATGGTCGTTCCACAATCTTGGCaaggagctcgagcgtaTGAATATCCAACTTGATGCGCGGGCCACACTAGATCGCACACATATTTCCGCTGATGGCGCAGAAACGCCTGATCCTTCTTCCTCGTACCCGGGTGGTGATGGCTTGATGCGCTTGTCAGTATTGAACATGGACTCGAGGTCTGGCCTGCCCATCGTCCGACTGTACTCGGAACTATTTGGTGGCAAGCTAGATTTCCGTACGCTGGACGGGTATGGCACGGATATTTATCTTCGTCTCCCTAAGGACGGCACGAATAAGGAGCTACATGAATAG
- a CDS encoding general transcription factor 3C polypeptide 3 (transcription factor C subunit 4), with translation MAGGSRPQALRSPPPPPEDVGSDWDSEGSGSSAFDEYEPSDDEDEYVQEAPPSVADNDEEADIAQEDFTRLIRAFQDEPGAEKGTASKGAAARSSSAWKQSMEAEMESFHHELRDVNGYTRKNKTTRIREQALSSEVKALLAQANISYVEANLPMAIQQLEEVIRIEPTVAGAWYTLGMCFEELGEEEKSIQCRIVGAHLTSNASDEWKSLARRSRERGLFQQSIYCLQQAIKKNRYDIDAIWDRAVMLKDSGRLRAAIDAFLAVLKLRPYDAEVLRELIPLLVSAGDYEAGVEILENMRQESLHGRPDPNIDPALAESMSAAEASVQFTLNELVTLADLLLLLNRPLQVILVIKQTIRWMRGQIREDRVDDAQNDLELDEGESDQPYELDREVRLRLGKARFMLRDTEEGKRHFSVLMDEADPYDFPVLYFEMAEFYFEYQLYAEALEAYRPLIEEGLVDDMQAWFHMGMCYQYLEMTSEAVQVYESILAEQPTYFDVKLSLAEVYEELGEREKALGLVNDVLVARSENKQAPSEPDAPGPQDQAEPSLSFFNESAPSQILPAGSIPSRNSRSGLSFAERQRLEQQREEETRLAWIQLCALEPQVFVDGFWHRDFVFLDGPLSRPPSKAADSATQQRFDATRQWMQVAGRLVESFRSMSLLFPKERFTKYRGVVRPRRSRRSKPSDLDSHAEELLSRLRDQMVDEVVAQSAMEDGFEPEQTTFRTIHFDDWVMLFMKYGIGLAKMGGEDDAIDDMFRHVMVSNTVWPSEERKLALHLCWLACALYARDPTRAFEIARWLPTTYQFHNEPLRLISSLANSLGFYGVDAFVSSTNTKQYQRRMRTHETIVSGGPIKLNPRTGRWTMMGVDEEDDKGMGNDDLVGKVQAQAPPTKSSPIGEIFYGYLMLCANSFQPAMGYLYRALALQQSDPLLCLLCGVASLGRSTNRQVDNRNHTIIQGMALFTHYAELRGDIPEVDYNFARAYHHLNLVHLAVPRYERVLERASSKASKGTFDMAREAAFNLAMIFTQTGSPDLARHLYRTWLAVE, from the coding sequence ATGGCTGGCGGCTCTCGACCACAAGCGTTGCGctcgccaccgccaccgccagAGGATGTGGGCAGCGATTGGGACAGTGAGGGAAGCGGATCATCAGCTTTCGACGAGTACGAGCCGAGTGACGATGAGGATGAATACGTGCAGGAGGCGCCACCGTCCGTGGCTGACAACGACGAAGAGGCTGATATTGCGCAAGAAGACTTTACCCGACTGATTCGCGCGTTCCAAGATGAGCCAGGTGCGGAAAAGGGCACTGCCTCTAAGGGCGCCGCCgcacgaagcagctcggcatggaaGCAGTCCATGGAAGCAGAGATGGAGTCGTTTCACCATGAGCTGCGTGACGTCAATGGGTACACACGCAAGAATAAAACCACACGTATTCGGGAACAGGCGCTCTCATCCGAAGTCAAGGCACTTCTTGCACAGGCCAATATCTCTTATGTGGAAGCCAATCTGCCCATggcgatccagcagctggaaGAAGTCATCCGTATCGAGCCCACGGTGGCGGGTGCCTGGTACACACTGGGTATGTGCTTCGAAGAACTGGGCGAAGAGGAAAAATCAATTCAGTGCCGTATCGTCGGTGCGCACTTGACGTCGAATGCATCAGATGAATGGAAGTCTCTCGCCCGCCGTAGTCGCGAGCGTGGCTTGTTTCAGCAGTCTATCTACTGTCTTCAACAAGCCATCAAGAAAAACAGGTACGACATCGATGCCATTTGGGATCGAGCTGTCATGCTCAAGGATTCAGGCCGTCTACGCGCAGCTATCGATGCATTCCTGGCTGTTTTGAAGCTGAGGCCTTACGATGCTGAAGTACTTCGCGAGCTGATTCCCTTGCTCGTGTCTGCCGGTGACTATGAAGCTGGTGTCGAGATTTTGGAAAACATGCGCCAAGAAAGCTTGCATGGTCGGCCAGATCCGAACATCGATCCCGCGCTGGCAGAGAGCATGTCCGCTGCCGAAGCTAGCGTGCAGTTCACTTTGAATGAGCTCGTCACTCTGGCAGACTTGCTGCTTTTGCTAAACCGACCGCTCCAAGTCATTCTCGTCATCAAGCAGACCATTCGATGGATGCGGGGTCAGATTCGTGAAGATCGTGTCGATGATGCCCAAAATGATCTTGAGCTAGACGAAGGAGAGAGTGACCAGCCTTACGAGCTGGATCGGGAAGTCCGACTCCGATTGGGTAAGGCTCGATTCATGCTCCGTGATACAGAGGAAGGCAAGCGCCATTTCAGTGTGCTTATGGATGAAGCAGATCCGTATGACTTTCCCGTGCTGTACTTTGAGATGGCAGAATTCTACTTTGAATACCAGCTCTAtgccgaggcactcgaggcTTATCGCCCGCTTATCGAGGAGGGATTGGTGGACGACATGCAAGCTTGGTTCCATATGGGCATGTGTTACCAATACCTCGAGATGACGTCTGAAGCAGTACAGGTGTATGAATCCATTTTAGCCGAACAGCCAACCTACTTTGATGTGAAACTGAGCCTGGCAGAGGTGTACGaagagctcggcgagcgcgaaaaGGCCCTCGGTCTCGTGAACGATGTCCTCGTGGCGCGCAGTGAGAACAAACaggcgccgagcgagccaGACGCGCCAGGTCCTCAGGACCAGGCGGAGCCCTCCTTGTCCTTCTTTAATGAGTCAGCGCCTTCGCAAATCCTACCAGCGGGATCTATACCATCGCGCAACTCTCGCTCGGGCTTATCCTTCGCAGAACGACAGCGTCTCGAACAGCAGCGCGAAGAAGAGACGCGACTGGCGTGGATCCAGTTGTGCGCTCTCGAGCCTCAAGTATTTGTCGATGGATTTTGGCATCGCGACTTTGTGTTCTTAGACGGCCCGTTGTCCAGGCCACCGTCCAAGGCGGCTGACTCGGCGACGCAACAGCGTTTTGACGCGACACGCCAATGGATGCAAGTCGCTGGACGACTGGTGGAGTCGTTCCGGTCCATGTCGCTCTTGTTTCCTAAGGAGCGCTTTACCAAGTATCGCGGTGTCGTTCGTCCACGCCGGTCACGACGCTCCAAGCCCTCTGATCTAGACAGTCACGCTGAAGAGCTTTTGAGTCGTCTGCGCGATCAAATGGTCGATGAAGTTGTGGCTCAGAGCGCCATGGAAGATGGATTCGAGCCGGAGCAGACGACGTTCCGTACGATCCACTTCGACGACTGGGTCATGCTGTTCATGAAATACGGCATTGGCCTGGCCAAGATGGGCGGTGAAgacgacgccatcgacgacatgTTTCGACATGTCATGGTATCCAACACAGTGTGGCCCTCTGAGGAGCGCAAGTTGGCGCTACATTTGTGTTGGCTTGCCTGTGCCCTGTATGCTCGAGACCCCACACGGGCATTCGAAATCGCGCGCTGGCTGCCGACGACATATCAGTTCCACAACGAGCCCCTTCGACTCATCTCCTCACTGGCGAACAGCCTCGGTTTTTATGGCGTAGATGCCTTTGTGAGCTCAACGAACACAAAGCAATAtcagcgacgcatgcggACGCATGAAACTATCGTCTCGGGTGGACCTATTAAACTGAATCCGCGCACAgggcgctggacgatgaTGGGGGtcgacgaagaggatgacAAGGGCATGGGAAACGATGATCTCGTCGGCAAAGTACAGGCTCAGGCACCTCCTACCAAGTCCTCACCGATTGGGGAAATCTTCTACGGCTACCTTATGCTTTGCGCCAACAGCTTCCAGCCAGCTATGGGATACCTGTATCGGGCTTTGGCATTGCAGCAAAGTGATCCCTTGCTGTGCCTACTATGCGGTGTAGCAAGTCTGGGTCGATCCACCAATCGCCAGGTGGACAATCGAAATCATACGATCATACAGGGCATGGCATTGTTCACGCATTACGCTGAACTACGTGGCGATATACCTGAAGTGGACTACAACTTTGCACGTGCCTATCACCACTTGAACTTGGTACACTTAGCCGTCCCTCGATATGAACGCGTGCTGGAAAGAGCTTCAAGCAAGGCATCAAAAGGTACATTCGACATGGCTCGTGAAGCCGCGTTCAATCTGGCCATGATCTTTACACAGACTGGCTCACCCGACCTGGCGCGCCATTTGTACAGGACCTGGCTCGCTGTGGAGTAA
- a CDS encoding calcium calmodulin-dependent protein kinase: MNGGAVDATSFLSKQAIPTMVAHTTATPTILPVPQPQQTTINNTMSSTQTESKMIAPAAADRLYRAQNEDAAAQSAASKNRIPTYNELPARYQLIQVLGSGTFSEVYKAFDSVTGSYVAVKVIHFEDKSQDALNPSIRAQNRSPELASILQEVQIMRRLRHQNIVQLLDFVQTTEYCFLVMEMVNGGELFDQIIKLTYLSEELSRHVICQVAEGIRFMHVECGIVHRDIKPENLLFEQIDMVPSDSFHRKPYDEESKVDEGKFIPGVGGGGIGRIKIADFGLSKIVWQQATKTPCGTVGYAAPEIVRNNQYSLSVDMWALGCVLYTLLCGFPPFYDESIQALSEKVSQGKYAFLSPWWDDISDEAKDLVSKLLCVDANKRLTITQFFEHPWVNSKKSMPSSTPVPLSQYRMKSWSQLSKDVSVDSPLLASLHGNDHYDVKAQLTPYSKENLHEAFDVAFAIQRIEEEMRQTKRCAKFGLPNYAGVNSTADDIATAPARYGQTAAKVILDKHDARVKQTGLKLKKSAKDEFHLSMDHATILKRRKFSPGFKNHERLPTGIHAFSERIQA; the protein is encoded by the coding sequence ATGAACGGGGGCGCAGTTGATGCTACCTCCTTTCTTTCGAAACAAGCCATTCCTACCATGGTAGCTCATACAACTGCTACTCCCACAATCCTACCGGTACCACAACCGCAACAGACGACAATTAACAATACCATGAGTAGCACACAAACAGAGTCGAAGATGATCgcaccagcagctgcagatCGACTATATCGTGCTCAAAATGAAGACGCGGCAGCTCAATCAGCTGCTTCTAAGAATCGAATTCCGACATACAACGAACTGCCAGCAAGATACCAGCTCATTCAGGTCCTGGGCAGCGGAACATTCTCGGAGGTTTACAAAGCTTTTGATAGCGTCACAGGATCATATGTGGCAGTCAAAGTGATTCATTTTGAAGACAAAAGTCAAGACGCTCTAAATCCGTCTATTCGTGCTCAAAATCGCTCGCCTGAACTCGCGTCCATCTTGCAAGAGGTGCAGATCATGCGACGGTTGCGTCACCAAAACATCGTGCAACTGCTTGATTTTGTTCAGACGACAGAATATTGCTTCTTGGTTATGGAAATGGTTAATGGCGGTGAGCTATTTGACCAAATTATCAAGCTCACTTACTTGAGCGAAGAGCTGTCGCGACATGTCATCTGCCAAGTAGCAGAGGGAATTAGATTCATGCATGTGGAATGCGGTATTGTGCATCGCGACATTAAACCAGAAAATCTCCTGTTTGAGCAAATTGATATGGTCCCTTCCGATTCTTTTCATCGTAAGCCATATGACGAAGAAAGCAAGGTGGATGAAGGAAAGTTCATTCctggcgtcggtggcggcggtATCGGCCGCATAAAGATTGCAGACTTTGGTCTCAGCAAGATTGTCTGGCAACAGGCGACTAAAACGCCGTGTGGTACTGTGGGTTATGCTGCTCCCGAAATTGTTCGCAACAATCAGTATTCTCTCAGTGTGGATATGTGGGCTCTCGGCTGCGTTTTGTATACGTTGTTGTGTGGATTTCCGCCTTTCTACGATGAATCGATTCAAGCTCTCTCTGAAAAAGTATCACAAGGAAAATATGCTTTCCTTAGTCCTTGGTGGGACGACATTAGCGATGAGGCTAAGGATCTCGTGAGCAAACTTTTATGCGTGGATGCCAATAAGCGATTGACGATCACACAATTCTTTGAACACCCTTGGGTCAATTCGAAGAAGAGCATGCCCTCATCCACTCCTGTGCCACTATCTCAGTATCGCATGAAGTCCTGGTCTCAGCTGAGTAAAGACGTTTCGGTGGACTCACCATTGCTTGCGTCGCTGCATGGGAACGACCATTACGATGTGAAAGCTCAATTGACGCCTTATAGTAAGGAGAATCTCCATGAGGCATTTGATGTGGCCTTTGCCATTCAGCGAATTGAGGAGGAAATGCGACAAACCAAACGGTGCGCGAAATTTGGTTTACCCAACTATGCGGGTGTTAATTCTACAGCCGACGACATCGCTACAGCCCCAGCACGCTATGGGCAGACGGCGGCTAAAGTTATTTTGGACAAGCACGACGCACGTGTGAAGCAAACAGGGCTAAAGCTGAAAAAGAGTGCGAAAGATGAATTCCATCTCTCCATGGATCATGCCACGATTCTCAAGCGGCGGAAATTCTCACCTGGATTCAAAAATCATGAGAGATTGCCTACAGGTATTCATGCCTTTTCAGAGCGAATTCAAGCTTGA
- a CDS encoding 18S rRNA (guanine1575-N7)-methyltransferase encodes MSRPEHQAPPEIYYNDTEAQKYTANTRNQEIQAEMTLRAIELLALPEHRHPALIMDIGCGSGLSGEILTESGHEWVGFDISPSMLSVGLERDVEGDMILADAGHGCMFRPGSFDGAISISVLQWLCNADTSYNSPAARLSSFFTTLYASLTRGARCVFQFYPESDDQVTFIMSQATRAGFGGGLVVDYPNSVKAKKIYLVLWVGGEMLVGPNGEGQGVKQTLPAPLDFDESGSTVLHETRKAHDRRRDRHKKSRKIESSKQFIQRKKDINRSRGKLDVPHDSKYTGRRRRHK; translated from the exons ATGAGTCGACCGGAGCATCAGGCCCCCCCTGAAATATACTACAATGATACTGAGGCGCAAAAATACACCGCCAATACTCGCAATCAAGAAATCCAAGCTGAGATGACGTTACGGGCGATAGAGCTGCTTGCATTGCCTGAGCATCGGCATCCCGCTCTCATTATGGATATTGGCTGTGGCTCAGGTCTGTCAGGCGAGATTTTGACTGAATCTGGACATGAATGGGTCGGCTTTGATATTAGTCCGAGTATGCTGAGCGTCGGCTTGGAGCGAGATGTCGAGGGTGACATGATACTGGCGGACGCAGGACATGGCTGCATGTTCCGCCCGGGTAGCTTTGACGGCGCCATCAGTATTTCTGTGCTTCAATGGCTTTGCAATGCGGATACAAGCTACAACTcaccagcagctcggcTCAGCTCCTTTTTCACCACCCTGTATGCTTCATTGactcgcggcgctcgttGTGTGTTTCAATTTTACCCTGAGAGCGACGACCAAGTCACATTCATTATGTCGCAAGCTACGCGCGCTGGCTTCGGTGGTGGTCTAGTTGTGGACTACCCCAACTCGGTAAAAGCCAAGAAAATTTACCTGGTTCTCTGGGTCGGTGGTGAAATGCTCGTGGGTCCAAATGGCGAAGGGCAGGGTGTCAAGCAAACGCTTCCAGCACCACTCGACTTCGATGAGTCCGGCTCTACTGTTCTACATGAAACACGCAAAGCTCATGACAGGCGCAGAGACCGACACAAGAAAAGCAGGAAGATCGAATCCTCCAAGCAATTTATCCAGCGCAAAAAAGATATCAATCGCTCGCGTGGAAAGCTG GATGTGCCGCATGACTCCAAATATACaggccgacgtcgacgccacAAGTAG